From the Candidatus Woesearchaeota archaeon genome, one window contains:
- a CDS encoding 30S ribosomal protein S8e translates to VRRNIIVMSTIIDTEIGKARVTSRPGQHGIINAVLIK, encoded by the coding sequence ATGTCAGGCGAAACATAATTGTCATGAGCACAATTATAGACACTGAAATTGGCAAGGCAAGGGTTACCTCAAGGCCAGGGCAGCATGGAATAATCAATGCAGTCCTGATAAAATAA